CCGGATCGCGATGATGGGCCTCGACGGCGGCCGGCTCAACATCGGCGCCTGTTCGCTCGGCGGCGCCCAGCGCTGCCTCGACGAGGCGGTGGGCTACACCAAGGAGCGCAAGCAGTTCGGCCAGGCGATCGCCGACTTCCAGGCCACCCAATTCACCCTCGCCGACATGGAGACCGAGCTGCAGGCGGCACGGATGCTGCTCTACGCCGCGGCGGTCAAGGTGACGGAGAACGCCCCGGACAAGACACGCTTCGCCGCGATGGCGAAGCGCCTCGCCACCGACACCGGATCCTCCGTCGTCGATCGTGCGCTGCAGCTTCATGGCGGCTACGGCTATCTGATGGATTACCCGATCGAGCGCTTCTGGCGCGATCTGCGCGTGCACTCGATCCTGGAGGGCACCAACCAGGTGATGCGGATGATCGTCGGCCGCGACATGCTGCGCCAGTGATCCGATCAAGGCACACCCAATTCCTCCCCGAGCTTTGCTCGGGGAGGGGGACCGCCGCCGAAGGCGGTGGTGGAGGGGCAGTTCGTCGCGTCGCTTACGCAAGCCCCTCCACCGCTCGTCGCGCCGCCCCCTCCACCACGCTGCGCGCGGTCCCCCTCCCCCAGCAAGCTGGGGGAGGATTCAAGAGATACGAGGTTGTTCCGGAATGAGTGCTGACGTTCTTACCATGATCGAGGGCCGGGTCGCCCGGATCCGGCTCAACCGCCCCAAGGCGATCCACGCGCTGACCCGCGACATGTGCAGCGCGATGATCGCGGCCCTGCTCGAATGGCGGGAGAATCCGGCGATCGAGGCGGTGCTGATCGATCATGCCGAGGGCCGCGGTTTCTGCGCCGGCGGCGACGTCGTCATGCTGGCGAAGAGCGGCGAGACCGACGGCGCGCAGGCCCGCGACTTCTTCCACGAGGAATATCGTCTCAACCACCTGCTCTTCACCTTCATGAAGCCGGTGGTGGCCTTCATGGACGGGATCACCATGGGCGGCGGGGTCGGCATCTCGCAGCCGGCCAAATATCGGGTGGCGACCGAGAATAGCCGTTTCGCCATGCCGGAAACCACCATCGGCCTGTTCCCCGACGTCGGCGGCGGCTGGTACCTGTCCCGCCTGCCCGGCCGGGTCGGCCAATTCCTCGCGCTGACCGGCGCCCGCCTCGATGGTGCCGAATGCCTCCGCCTCGGCCTCGCCACCCACTATCTTCCCGCCGCCGCCCTCGACGGCGCCAAGGCGGCGATCGCGGCCGATCCGCAGCGGATCGAGGAGATCCTCCGCGAGGCGAGCGTCGCGCCGCCCGACGCCCGGATCGAGGCCAATCTGCCGTCCATCGACCAGCTGTTCGCCTCCGACGATTATGAGGAGATCCTCGCTGCGCTGGAGGCCGACGGTTCGGACTGGGCGCAGACGGAACTCGACACCCTTCGCGCCAAGAGCCCCCAGGCCTGCAAGGTGTCGCTGCGCCTCCTCTATGACGGCGCCCGGGTGCAGGATTTCGCCCATGAGATGCGCCAGGAATATGCGGTCGCCGCCCGCGTCGTGCAGCGCAACGACTTCGTCGAAGGAGTCCGCGCCTTGCTGATCGACAAGGACAATGCCCCGCGCTGGAGCCCGGCCACACCGGACGGCGTCTCCGACCACATGATCGACCAGATCTTCGCCCCGATGCCCGAAGGCGAAGAATGGACCCCGCTCGCACTATGACCCGCCCGGCGCCCCGCACCCCTCACGTCATCCCAGCGAAAGCTGGGATCTCGCCGGGTGAAACGCACCGCCGAAATGACCTCGGGCACCGCCCCTTCCCGTCATCCCAGCGAAAGCTGGGATCTCGTCGGGTGAAAGGCACCGGCATATGGTCGCCACGAAGGACCATCCGCAGCACTGCCACCAGCTTCGAAGATAAAGGCCTAACGTCATGACTTATGAAAACATCCTGGTCGAGCAACGCGGCGCGGTGACCCTGATCACGCTCAACCGCCCGAAGGCGCTCAATGCGCTCAACAGCGGCGTGCTGCGCGAGCTGATCGCCGCCTTCGCTGCGTATGATGCCGACGACAGCCAGCGCTGCGCGGTGCTGACCGGCAGCGAGAAGGCGTTCGCGGCCGGCGCAGACATCAAGGAAATGCAGGAGCAGGGCTTCGCGCGCATGTATGCGTCGAACTTCTTCGCCGGCTGGGAGCGCGTGACCGCGACCCGCAAGCCCTGGATCGCCGCCGTCTCCGGCTATGCGCTCGGCGGCGGCTGCGAGGTGGCGATGATGGCCGATTTCATCATCGCCGCGGACACGGCCCAGTTCGGCCAGCCCGAGATCAAGCTCGGCGTCACCCCCGGCATGGGCGGCTCGCAGCGCCTGACCCACGCGATCGGCAAGGCCAAGGCGATGGAGATGTGCCTCACCGGACGGATGATGGGCGCCGAAGAAGCGGAGCGGGCCGGCCTCGTCGCCCGCGTCGTGCCCGCCGCCGACCTGCTCGGCGAGGCGCTGAAGACCGCCGAGACCATCGCCGGCATGGCCCCGCTCGCCGCCATCGCCAACAAGGAGATGGTCAACGCCGCCTTCGAGACCGGCCTCGCCCAGGGCATCCTGTTCGAGCGCCGGCTGTTCCACGGCCTGTTCGGCAGCGAAGACCAGAAGGAAGGCATGGCGGCGTTCGTCGACAAGCGGAAAGCGGAGTGGACGGGGCGTTAATCTTTCCTCTCCCCTTCAGGGGAGAGGGTAGGGAGAGGGGCAGAGTCGTTCGTACGCACTGACACCGGAGAGCGGGCATCGATCGCCCCCTCTCCCCGACCCTCTCCCCTGAAGGGGAGAGGGAGGAAAAGAGGAACTAAACAATGGCACGTATAGCCTTTATCGGGCTCGGAAATATGGGCGGCGGCATGGCCTCGAACCTGGTCAGGGCCGGGCATGACGTCAGCGCGTTCGACCTCTCCGAGGCGGCGCTGGCCAAGGCCGAGGCCAACGGGTGTCAACGCGCCGGATCGGCAGCCGAGGCGATCGCCGACGCTGAAGCGGTGATCACCATGCTGCCGGCCGGCAAGCATGTCCGCGACGTCTACGAGGCGAGCGTGATCGGCCGCGCCCCGACGGCCGCCATCCTGATCGACTGCTCGACGATCGACGTCGCCACCGCCCGAGAGGAGATCGGCAAGGCGGAGGCCGCCGGCTACCAGATGGTCGACGCACCGGTGTCGGGCGGGATCGCCGCGGCCGAGGGCGGCACCCTCACCTTCATGGTCGGCGGCAGCGACGCGGCGTTCGAACGCGCCCGCTCCTATCTCGAGCAGATGGGCAAGGCGGTGATCCACGCGGGCGGGCCGGGTGCCGGACAGGCCGCCAAGATCTGCAACAACATGCTGCTCGGCGCCTCGATGATCGCGACCTGCGAGACCTTCGCGATGGCGCAGAAGCTCGGGCTCGACTTGCAGACCTTCTTCGACATCTCGTCCAAGGCTTCGGGCCAGAACTGGTCGATGACGACTTATTGCCCCGTGCCCGGCGTCGGGCCGACGACCCCCGCCGACCGCGACTATGAGGGCGGCTTCGCTTCGGCGCTGATGCTCAAGGACCTGCGCCTCGCGATGGAAGCGGCGCAGAGCGTCGATGCCTATACGCCGATGGGCGCCCATGCCGAGGAATTGTACGCGCGGTTCGCGGAGCATCTCGGCGGCGGCGCCAAGGATTTTTCCGCGATCATCAGGATGATCGACGATAGCTGGACCCGGCCGTAGACGCCCGCCGCTCCTCGCCGGAATAGGTGCGGGCGAGCGCGGCGACGCGCGCCTGCGGATCCTCCACGGCGCTCGGCAGCCGTGCCGGCCCGCTGCGCCGGCGAAGATCGGCGAGGCAGCGCCCGGCGGTAGCGCCGTCCCACAGCTCCGGCCGGGCGCGCACCGCCCGCGGCGTCGATAGCGCGCGGCTGAGCTCGAGGCCGAGCGTCTCCGGCGTGACCAGCCGGTTGGTGCCTTCGCTGATGGTGATCGGGCGTTCGGTATTCTCGCGCAGGGTGAGGCAGGGAATGCCGAGGTAGGTGGTCTCCTCCTGGAGGCCGCCGCTGTCGGTGATCGCCGCCGCGGCGCCGCCGACGAGGCTCATGAAACGGACATAGGATTGCGGCGCGATCAGCCTGACCCCTGACCGCTCGAGACGGCCGTCGAGCCCGTTCTGGCGGAGCCTGGCGGCGGTGCGCGGGTGGACCGGGAAGACGAGGGGCAGATCGCGCTGGAGCTCGATCAGCGCATCGGCGAGACGGATCAGCTGCGCCGGTTCGTCGACGTTGGACGGGCGATGCAGCGTGACGACACCATAGCGCCCGCGCGTGAGGCCGAGTTCCCCGGGAACGTCGGCGCCCTCGATCGCCGGGCGGACCAGCTCGAAGCTGTCGAGCATGATGTTGCCGACCCGGGTCACACGTTCGACCGCGATGCCTTCTGCGCGGAGATTGTCGTCGGCATCGAGCGACGGAGTCCACAGCACGTCGGCGAGCACGTCGGTCATCAGCCGGTTGATCTCCTCCGGCATCGCCCGGTCGCCGCTGCGCAGGCCCGCTTCCAGGTGGACCACCGGAAAGCAGAGCTTGGCCGCGACCAGGGTGCAGGCGGCGGTCGAATTGACGTCGCCGACCACCACCAGCCAGTCCGGGCGGTCGCCAAGCGCGACTCTCTCGTAGGCGATCATCACGCCGCCGGTCTGCTCGGCATGGCTGCCCGAACCGACGCCGAGATGATGGTCGGGCTCCGGCAGCCTCAAGTCGGTGAAGAAGGCGTCCGACATGTTGACGTCGTAATGCTGGCCGGTGTGGATCAGTACCGGATCGAAATCGGGCGCGGCAGCGAGGGCGTGCCAGAGCGGCGCCACCTTCATGAAGTTGGGACGCGCGGCGGCGACGAGGTGGATGCGCTGGGCCATGAGCGAGCCGTAGGCGCAAAGGGTAAAGATAGGGTTGGAGCCGCGCCTCAGCCCAGCACCCGCGCCACCGCCTGCCCCCAGCCGGCGAGGCGGGCGTCGCGCGCGGCAGAAGTCATTGCCGGCGCGAACCGCTCGACCGCGCCGCGCATGCCTGCGGCCTCTTCCAGCGAGGCGAACAGCCCGGAGCCGACACCCGCGAGCATCGCCGCACCGAGCGCCGTGGTCTCCACGAAGCGCGGCCGCTCCACGTCGAGATCGAGCATGTCGGCGAGATCCTGGGCGATCCAGTCGTTGCCGATCATGCCGCCGTCGACCTTGAGGCAGTGCCAGCGGGCGCCGTCGCCGGCGAAGGCGGTCATCAGATCGTGGGTCTGGTGCGCCATCGCCTCGAGCGCGGCGCGGGCGACATGGGCGCGGCCGCTGGCGAAAGACAGGCCGGAGAGTGCCGCCCGCGCGTCGGGTTGCCAATGCGGCGCGCCGAGCCCCGACAGCGCGGGAACCAGATAGACGCCGCCATTGTCGGGCACCGACCGGGCCAGGCTTTCGCTCTCGCCGGCGTGGCCAAGCAGTCCGAGGCCGTCGCGGAGCCATTTGACAAGGCTTCCGGCGACGAACACCGAGCCTTCGAGCGCGTAGCGCCGGGCGCCGCCGAGCTGCCAGGCGATCGTCGACAGCAAACGGTGCCGGCTCCGCCGGAGCTCGGTGCCGGTGTGGGTGAGGATGAAGGCGCCGGTGCCGTAGGTGCCCTTGGTGTCGCCGGGCGCGAAGCAGGCCTGGCCGATCGCCGCCGCCTGCTGGTCGCCGGCAAGGCCCGCAATCGGGAGCGGCCCGCCGAACAGCTCCGGCAGCGTCTCGCCGATCGGGCCGGCGCAGTCGACGATCTCCGGCAGGGCGCCGCGCGGCACGCCCCACAGGTCAAGCAATTCCTCGTCCCAGCTGCCTGCGGCGATGTCCATCAGCGCGGTGCGCGAGGCGTTGGTCGCGTCGGAGACGTGGAGGCCGCCGGTCAGTCGAAAGACCAAATAGCTCTCGACCGTGCCGATGCAGAGGTCGTCGCCGGCTTCGCGCAGCTGCGGCCAATGCGCCAGCGCCCAGGCGATCTTGGAGGCGCTGAAATAGGGATCGAGCAGCAATCCCGTCTTCGCCTGGATGAACGGCTCGCGTCCCTCCGTCTTCAGCCGCGCGCAGGCATCGGCGGTGCGGCGATCCTGCCAGACGATGGCGGGGGCAAGCGGCCGGCCGGTGCGCCGGCTCCAGAAGACGATCGTCTCGCGCTGGTTGGTGATCCCGAGCGCGCGGATCCGGCCCGCCGCGCCTTTGTCTTCGATCAGGGTGCGGGCGCAGGCCAGGCTTTTGGCCCAGATCTCCTCGGCATCATGCTCGACGAGGCCGGGCCCCGGATGGTGCTGGACGAGATCCCGCTGCTCGCTGCCGTGGCACAGACCGTCGGCCGCGAACAGCATCGCGCGGGTGCTGGTTGTGCCTTCGTCGATGACGAGCAGGTCCATGGCCTCTCCTTTTCATCGACTATGGCCGGCGGACGCTCTACTCTGCAAGGCGGCGATGGATAGTTTCGATCTTCTCATCATCGGCGGCGGCATCAACGGCACCGCGATCGCGCGCGACGCCGCCATCCGCAGGGCGACAGTGCTGCTGGTCGAAAAGGATGACCTTGCCGGCCATACCTCCTCGGCCTCGTCGAAGCTGGTGCATGGCGGCCTTCGCTATCTCGAGCGGGGCGAATTCCGGCTGGTCCGCGAAGGACTGAAGGAGCGCGAGATCCTGCTGCGGATTGCGCCGCACATCGTCCGGCCGCTGCGCTTCGTGCTGCCCCAGCTGAAGGGCCTGCGCCCGCGGTGGATGCTGCGTGCCGGCCTGCTGCTCTATGATCTCTTCTCCCTGCGCGGCAGCCTGCCCCGCTCCCGCGGAGTCTCGCCGCGCGATGCCGAGGTGCGCGCGCCGCTCGCCCGTCCCGTCCCCCTCCTCTCCTACTGGGATGCCTGGGTCGACGACGCGCGGCTGGTGGTGCTGAACGCGGTCGCGGCAGCGGAGCTCGGCGCCGAGATCGCCACCCGGACCGAGTTCCTGTCCGCCACCCGGGACGATCGGGTCTGGACGGTCCGCCTTTCGGACGGTCGCACCATCGCCGCCAAGGCGATCGTCAACGCGGCGGGCCCATGGGTTGCGGAGACGCTGCCGCGCCTCGGCAGTGACAGCCAGAGCAAGGTCCGCTTGGTCAAGGGCAGCCACGTGGTCGTGCCGGCGCTCTGGCAGGGCGAGCATGGCTACATACTCCAGCAGCCCGATCGCCGCATCGTCTTCGCGCTTCCCTTCCATGGCCGCTTCACCCTGATCGGCACCACCGACACCCCGGTCGCCCGCCCGGAAGATGCGGCCATCACGGCCGAGGAGAAACGCTATCTCTGCGAGGCGACCGACCGCTATTTCGCGCGGCAGGACGCGCCGTGCGACATCGTCTGGAGCTATTCCGGGGTGCGCGCTCTGTTCGA
The nucleotide sequence above comes from Sphingosinicella sp. BN140058. Encoded proteins:
- the glpD gene encoding glycerol-3-phosphate dehydrogenase, whose translation is MDSFDLLIIGGGINGTAIARDAAIRRATVLLVEKDDLAGHTSSASSKLVHGGLRYLERGEFRLVREGLKEREILLRIAPHIVRPLRFVLPQLKGLRPRWMLRAGLLLYDLFSLRGSLPRSRGVSPRDAEVRAPLARPVPLLSYWDAWVDDARLVVLNAVAAAELGAEIATRTEFLSATRDDRVWTVRLSDGRTIAAKAIVNAAGPWVAETLPRLGSDSQSKVRLVKGSHVVVPALWQGEHGYILQQPDRRIVFALPFHGRFTLIGTTDTPVARPEDAAITAEEKRYLCEATDRYFARQDAPCDIVWSYSGVRALFDDGASDPSAVTRDYHLELDDARGPKLLSVFGGKITTARALAEEALDRLGLDGRRATDWLSLPGGDLTPAFLDWLNALSAWMPQPLIARLSRAYGTRLRDMIGNAARLSDLGRDFGGGLYETELRYLSTHEFARTGEDVLWRRTKLGLDLSEAEQRAVDVWMRAARR
- a CDS encoding enoyl-CoA hydratase — its product is MTYENILVEQRGAVTLITLNRPKALNALNSGVLRELIAAFAAYDADDSQRCAVLTGSEKAFAAGADIKEMQEQGFARMYASNFFAGWERVTATRKPWIAAVSGYALGGGCEVAMMADFIIAADTAQFGQPEIKLGVTPGMGGSQRLTHAIGKAKAMEMCLTGRMMGAEEAERAGLVARVVPAADLLGEALKTAETIAGMAPLAAIANKEMVNAAFETGLAQGILFERRLFHGLFGSEDQKEGMAAFVDKRKAEWTGR
- a CDS encoding enoyl-CoA hydratase/isomerase family protein, coding for MSADVLTMIEGRVARIRLNRPKAIHALTRDMCSAMIAALLEWRENPAIEAVLIDHAEGRGFCAGGDVVMLAKSGETDGAQARDFFHEEYRLNHLLFTFMKPVVAFMDGITMGGGVGISQPAKYRVATENSRFAMPETTIGLFPDVGGGWYLSRLPGRVGQFLALTGARLDGAECLRLGLATHYLPAAALDGAKAAIAADPQRIEEILREASVAPPDARIEANLPSIDQLFASDDYEEILAALEADGSDWAQTELDTLRAKSPQACKVSLRLLYDGARVQDFAHEMRQEYAVAARVVQRNDFVEGVRALLIDKDNAPRWSPATPDGVSDHMIDQIFAPMPEGEEWTPLAL
- the wecB gene encoding non-hydrolyzing UDP-N-acetylglucosamine 2-epimerase — its product is MAQRIHLVAAARPNFMKVAPLWHALAAAPDFDPVLIHTGQHYDVNMSDAFFTDLRLPEPDHHLGVGSGSHAEQTGGVMIAYERVALGDRPDWLVVVGDVNSTAACTLVAAKLCFPVVHLEAGLRSGDRAMPEEINRLMTDVLADVLWTPSLDADDNLRAEGIAVERVTRVGNIMLDSFELVRPAIEGADVPGELGLTRGRYGVVTLHRPSNVDEPAQLIRLADALIELQRDLPLVFPVHPRTAARLRQNGLDGRLERSGVRLIAPQSYVRFMSLVGGAAAAITDSGGLQEETTYLGIPCLTLRENTERPITISEGTNRLVTPETLGLELSRALSTPRAVRARPELWDGATAGRCLADLRRRSGPARLPSAVEDPQARVAALARTYSGEERRASTAGSSYRRSS
- a CDS encoding glycerol kinase GlpK, which produces MDLLVIDEGTTSTRAMLFAADGLCHGSEQRDLVQHHPGPGLVEHDAEEIWAKSLACARTLIEDKGAAGRIRALGITNQRETIVFWSRRTGRPLAPAIVWQDRRTADACARLKTEGREPFIQAKTGLLLDPYFSASKIAWALAHWPQLREAGDDLCIGTVESYLVFRLTGGLHVSDATNASRTALMDIAAGSWDEELLDLWGVPRGALPEIVDCAGPIGETLPELFGGPLPIAGLAGDQQAAAIGQACFAPGDTKGTYGTGAFILTHTGTELRRSRHRLLSTIAWQLGGARRYALEGSVFVAGSLVKWLRDGLGLLGHAGESESLARSVPDNGGVYLVPALSGLGAPHWQPDARAALSGLSFASGRAHVARAALEAMAHQTHDLMTAFAGDGARWHCLKVDGGMIGNDWIAQDLADMLDLDVERPRFVETTALGAAMLAGVGSGLFASLEEAAGMRGAVERFAPAMTSAARDARLAGWGQAVARVLG
- the mmsB gene encoding 3-hydroxyisobutyrate dehydrogenase, producing MARIAFIGLGNMGGGMASNLVRAGHDVSAFDLSEAALAKAEANGCQRAGSAAEAIADAEAVITMLPAGKHVRDVYEASVIGRAPTAAILIDCSTIDVATAREEIGKAEAAGYQMVDAPVSGGIAAAEGGTLTFMVGGSDAAFERARSYLEQMGKAVIHAGGPGAGQAAKICNNMLLGASMIATCETFAMAQKLGLDLQTFFDISSKASGQNWSMTTYCPVPGVGPTTPADRDYEGGFASALMLKDLRLAMEAAQSVDAYTPMGAHAEELYARFAEHLGGGAKDFSAIIRMIDDSWTRP